A single Vigna radiata var. radiata cultivar VC1973A chromosome 8, Vradiata_ver6, whole genome shotgun sequence DNA region contains:
- the LOC106772570 gene encoding dentin sialophosphoprotein produces MIKRFPSRNHRSKGIKVKHVLQFLLLLGVCFWLIYQVKHNHDKKKEFDKKDLKHSVSTQADPILKLGRKDPLPGKHDESQNEKHEEDEEDEHIEEDEENKHDHEEQEDAGKHESEEHEDNNHEGRGQNKQGAEELEEDENKNEDVEDEGRGVGDDEIDENDQEKSEVDTTDRDDEFLDEEKDKEQEPDEKENGNGDEEKGGLVENHFNHEAREEHYKGDDASSAVTHDTHATSTETETVSLENSDVNLEMNITKSENEATYSDESIKNQNVSDLRASESDVIDGISSNETAVKESGNNTVSNPVDDSSFLNKSTSTNSEPGSNLTVVTTGMSNNLTGAGNDTTSSSEQNKTVLLAESDQAQSTVNNTTITEDVKIVQTEGLDQSGSEHSEEKQHNTVSVDSDKTENGDAAAGESSNLAASNVTENPYRNERSESDSSDSGKSQGNNETRQTQNADETSEGDTQTNETDETSDTSSANESLDSAELDAIDSSDSRIHEDAAEVRTDLDTLPDFRGEVDDETAAE; encoded by the coding sequence ATGATAAAACGGTTTCCAAGTAGGAATCATAGGTCCAAAGGGATCAAGGTAAAACATGTCCTGCAATTTCTCCTGTTGCTTGGTGTTTGCTTCTGGTTGATCTACCAGGTTAAGCACAATCATGATAAGAAGAAGGAATTTGACAAGAAGGATCTAAAACATTCTGTCAGTACCCAGGCTGATCCGATCCTGAAACTTGGTAGAAAAGATCCTCTGCCAGGTAAGCATGACGAAAGTCAGAATGAGAAACATGAGGAAGATGAGGAAGATGAACATattgaagaggatgaagaaaataaacatgatcaTGAAGAACAGGAAGACGCAGGCAAGCATGAAAGTGAAGAACATGAAGATAACAATCATGAAGGCAGAGGCCAAAATAAACAGGGAGCAGAAGAGCTGGAGGaggatgaaaacaaaaatgaagatgTTGAAGATGAAGGAAGAGGGGTAGGAGACGATGAGATTGATGAAAATGATCAAGAGAAATCAGAGGTGGATACTACTGATCGTGATGATGAGTTCTTGGACGAAGAGAAAGACAAAGAACAAGAGCCTGATGAGAAGGAGAACGGAAATGGGGATGAGGAAAAAGGAGGTTTAGTTGAAAACCACTTCAATCATGAGGCCCGGGAGGAACATTACAAGGGGGATGATGCTTCTAGTGCTGTGACCCATGATACTCATGCAACTAGCACTGAAACTGAGACAGTTAGCTTGGAAAACTCTGATGTAAACTTAGAAATGAATATCACAAAATCTGAAAACGAGGCAACTTATTCAGATGAAAGTATCAAGAATCAAAATGTTTCAGATTTGAGGGCTTCAGAAAGTGATGTGATCGACGGGATTTCTTCAAATGAAACTGCTGTTAAAGAGTCTGGAAATAATACTGTGTCCAACCCTGTGGATGATAGCTCATTTCTAAATAAATCAACCTCAACAAACTCTGAACCAGGCAGTAATCTGACAGTAGTGACCACAGGAATGAGCAATAACTTGACTGGAGCTGGTAATGACACTACAAGTTCGTctgaacaaaataaaacagTGTTATTAGCTGAATCTGACCAAGCACAGAGCACCGTGAACAACACAACAATCACTGAAGATGTCAAAATTGTGCAAACAGAGGGATTAGATCAGAGTGGCAGTGAACATTCTGAAGAAAAGCAGCACAATACTGTTTCGGTTGACTCTGATAAAACTGAAAATGGAGATGCAGCTGCAGGAGAATCGTCTAACCTAGCAGCTTCAAATGTAACTGAGAACCCTTACAGAAATGAGAGGTCTGAATCTGATAGCTCTGATAGTGGCAAGTCCCAAGGTAATAATGAAACGAGACAAACTCAGAATGCTGATGAAACGTCCGAAGGAGACACTCAAACAAATGAAACTGATGAAACATCAGACACTTCCTCTGCCAATGAAAGTTTGGATTCAGCTGAACTTGATGCCATTGATTCTTCTGATAGTCGTATCCACGAGGATGCTGCCGAAGTTCGAACCGATCTGGATACATTGCCAGATTTCAGAGGTGAAGTAGATGACGAAACTGCCGCAGAGTGA
- the LOC106771064 gene encoding probable xyloglucan endotransglucosylase/hydrolase protein 10: protein MKNFHPELIFFIGFVSFSLFQDSAASVVSTGDFNKDFFVIWSPTHVNTSADGQTRSLKLDQESGAGFASNQMFLFGQIDMQIKLVPGDSAGTVLAYYLTSDQPNRDEVDFEFLGNVSGQPYILQTNIFADGTDNREERIYLWFDPTKDFHTYSVLWNIHQIVLMVDMIPVRVYRNHGEKGVAFPRWQPMSLKASLWNGDSWATRGGQDKIDWTKGPFIASFRNYKIDGCVWKGNPRFCRAASHANWWNQYSSSTLTSAQRRWFKWVRKYHMIYDYCQDTQRFHNNLPRECSLPKY from the exons ATGAAAAACTTCCACCCGGAGCTTATCTTCTTCAtcggatttgtttccttcagtCTGTTTCAAGACTCAGCTGCATCAGTTGTTTCAACAGGAGACTTCAACAAGGACTTCTTTGTGATATGGTCTCCTACCCATGTGAACACATCTGCGGATGGACAGACAAGGAGCTTGAAACTGGACCAAGAATCTG GAGCTGGTTTTGCTTCAAACCAGATGTTTTTATTTGGACAAATAGACATGCAAATCAAACTAGTGCCAGGTGATTCTGCAGGCACTGTCCTGGCCTATTAT CTTACCTCTGATCAACCTAATCGAGATGAGGTAGACTTTGAGTTTCTTGGCAATGTCTCCGGGCAGCCATATATtcttcaaacaaatattttcgCAGATGGAACAGACAATCGAGAGGAGAGAATTTATCTGTGGTTTGATCCAACAAAGGACTTCCATACTTATTCAGTGTTGTGGAATATACACCAGATTGT GTTAATGGTGGATATGATTCCCGTAAGAGTTTACAGAAACCATGGAGAGAAGGGTGTAGCATTTCCTAGATGGCAGCCAATGAGTCTGAAAGCCAGTTTGTGGAATGGTGATAGCTGGGCCACACGAGGTGGGCAAGATAAGATTGATTGGACAAAGGGTCCCTTCATAGCTTCATTCAGAAATTACAAGATTGATGGTTGTGTATGGAAAGGGAACCCAAGGTTTTGCAGAGCAGCTAGCCATGCCAATTGGTGGAACCAATACAGCTCTAGCACACtcacatctgcacaaagaaggtggtTCAAATGGGTCAGGAAATACCACATGATTTATGATTACTGCCAAGACACTCAGAGATTCCACAACAA
- the LOC106771651 gene encoding agamous-like MADS-box protein AGL62 yields the protein MSKNKKCSLGRQKIPIEKIPKKSHLQVTFSKRRSGVFKKASELCTLCGVEIAIVVFSPADKAFSFGHPEVESLIDRYTTRNPPQDSSAQHLVEAHRNANVRDLNMQLTQLFNLLEVEKKRGDDLDHMRKARQKQFWWESPVDDLGLHELLQLKASTEDLKNNIEKHASKFIVDRSSALSSSSIIAPSNGFAAIERYDAFDNKPDVGIPMASSPPDAHYLAFRNWYL from the coding sequence ATGTCGAAGAATAAAAAGTGTAGCTTGGGTCGTCAAAAGATCCCAATAGAGAAAATACCGAAGAAGAGTCATTTGCAAGTGACGTTCTCTAAACGTCGTTCAGGAGTGTTCAAGAAAGCCAGCGAACTTTGCACCCTCTGTGGTGTAGAGATCGCCATCGTCGTTTTCTCTCCTGCAGACAAGGCCTTCTCTTTTGGGCATCCAGAAGTTGAGTCCCTCATCGATCGCTACACCACGCGGAACCCTCCACAAGATTCCAGTGCGCAGCATCTCGTTGAGGCTCATCGAAACGCCAATGTTCGTGATCTCAACATGCAACTCACTCAGCTTTTTAACCTTTTGGAGGTTGAAAAGAAGCGAGGGGATGATCTGGACCATATGAGGAAAGCTAGGCAGAAACAGTTTTGGTGGGAGAGCCCTGTCGATGACCTTGGATTGCATGAGCTCCTCCAGTTAAAGGCCTCCACTGAGGACCTCAAGAACAACATAGAAAAACATGCCAGCAAATTCATCGTTGACCGCTCTTCTGCTCTATCTTCTTCCTCCATTATAGCACCTAGTAATGGATTTGCTGCAATCGAACGCTATGACGCCTTTGATAACAAACCTGATGTTGGGATTCCCATGGCTTCATCACCTCCCGATGCTCATTATCTTGCTTTTCGAAATTGGTATCTTTGA